A single region of the Panthera tigris isolate Pti1 chromosome B1, P.tigris_Pti1_mat1.1, whole genome shotgun sequence genome encodes:
- the PGRMC2 gene encoding membrane-associated progesterone receptor component 2 codes for MAAGDGDVKLGTLGSGSESSSDGSSESPGGAGAAAEGGGWAAAALALLTGGGEMLLNVALVALVLLGAYRLWVRWGRRGLGAGAGAGEESPAASLPRMKKRDFSLEQLRQYDGSRTPRILLAVNGKVFDVTKGSKFYGPAGPYGIFAGRDASRGLATFCLDKDALKDEYDDLSDLNAVQMESVREWEMQFKEKYDYVGRLLKPGEEPSEYTDEEDTKDHNKQD; via the exons ATGGCGGCGGGTGATGGGGACGTGAAGCTAGGCACCCTGGGGAGTGGCAGTGAGAGCAGCAGCGACGGCAGCAGCGAGAGCCCAGGCGGCGCGGGAGCGGCAGCAGAAGGGGGCGGCTGGGCAGCAGCGGCATTGGCGCTTTTGACGGGGGGCGGGGAGATGCTGCTGAACGTGGCGCTCGTGGCGCTGGTGCTGCTGGGGGCCTACCGGCTGTGGGTGCGCTGGGGGCGGCGGGGTTTGGGCGCCGGGGCCGGAGCCGGCGAGGAGAGTCCCGCTGCTTCTCTGCCTCGTATGAAGAAGCGGGACTTTAGCTTGGAGCAGCTGCGCCAGTACGACGGGTCCCGCACCCCGCGCATCCTGCTCGCGGTCAATGGGAAAGTCTTCGACGTGACCAAAGGCAGCAAGTTCTACGGCCCGG ctggTCCATATGGAATATTTGCTGGTAGGGATGCCTCCAGAGGACTGGCGACATTTTGCCTAGATAAAGATGCACTTAAAGATGAATATGATGATCTCTCAGACTTGAATGCTGTACAAATGGAGAGTGTTCGAGAATGGGAAATGCAGTTTAAAG aaaaatatgatTATGTAGGCAGACTCCTAAAACCAGGAGAAGAACCATCAGAATATACAGATGAAGAAGATACCAAGGATCACAATAAACAGGATTGA